The following nucleotide sequence is from Carassius gibelio isolate Cgi1373 ecotype wild population from Czech Republic chromosome A24, carGib1.2-hapl.c, whole genome shotgun sequence.
tagacacacacacactggccactttattaggtacacctgttgcttggtaacacaaattactagttagccaatcacatggcagcaactcaatgcatttaggcatctagatgtctgtggcgtttccaccgaaattacccgaacatttgtaccaggaactttttttcccgggAACTATATTTTCCCTCCAGACCTGCTGCtctctgcgtttccaccgcggtctaaagtaccgggaagtTTAGggaaatagactggtgacgtaggtccgtgCGCGTTTTGGACTTGCATCCTTGGTAATTCGGACTTTGCGCATTCAactcaggagtgtgatgtccTGCGAATCTGGTAATTCTGCAGacagcagcatacttgataaGGTCAGGCAGCTCGccttgactactgcaattttTCTCACTGTACATtaacaataaaacgaaatatgatatcagataccactgcctcctttcgttttcatttacaCATAATAACAGCTGAAATGTTCTTAGTTCagagatatgtgtatatatacagccactgaaattaaaaattatataaatttgcctttttttattttcattttaacatatagataaaatgaatacagaccaaagattacctgttagatttacccaaaacataattatattttatgtttaaccactaaagagacatcagagccagcagcacatatcagaaggtctagtcAAGTTGAGAGTGCTCtaggcggatacatgaggactgagctccctctgatcacgtggagctcacgtctctgagatcggcaaaacacatttttaaataggctctgtctttataaataaaccacagatttgagttttaaacaactacattctcgtcttaaataattgtaaaattacatttcatgacacaataacagtaatatttagaaatttttgatccaaataaatggtggttgaactcaaccaatcaggatgtttagcatCCGCAGAAAGTtacggaactttaaaaaagtactactttgccagcagggactttctgaggggcatttttaaGGCATTAaggcagttcagaaaacaaaagggggtccaacccggtacaagcaaggtgtacctaataaagtggccagtgactgtgcatatatatatacaagtagTACTAGTAATTTGTAGTagtaattacatgcaggtaaaTGAAAGTACAATGTAACAACACACATTTAACTAGCCAGTTAAGACACCTAACATAAAGTacctttaataattattattattatcataagaataataaaacataaaaatataaataaaaaatcaacaaACTTGTGGATCAGACTTAATGCAGGGCTACAAATGTTATATAAGTCGAAATAAACTGTGTAGAATGTGAAGCAACCAGATCATATTTTTAATTCTGACCTTTCAACGTTAATGCTTCTTGTCTGAAAGTTGTCTTTTGTTTATTTGGTACAGTTACTGGAcattttagttagttagttagttagttagttagttagttagttagttagttagttagttaattagtttattttgttttgttttgtcagaGATGTATCTTATTTATGTCCATTGACTGTCCACATTTCGAATTCTGAAGAGCAATTTTGCCTGTCGGATGCCAGTTTGAAgtcaagtatttatttatttatttatttatttatttatttatttatttatttatttatttatttatttttcggagcgtaaaatgatttgtttataatatGTTAAATATTCAGTTTTAATAACTAAATATGTTGTTATATAACATTTAAGTGTCAGATCAAGTAGCCAATGATCAAGGTGCGGATAGAAGTTGGAAATATCACaagatttgttttttatatataatttcactgTAATCGACGCAATGAGGCATCACTTCGAGAAGGGTTATAAATTGGGATAAGCAACGCTATGAATAAAATTCTAACCAACAAGGAAATTACCAAAACAAACATACATAGACTGTAGGTCCCTTCATACGCAGAGAAGCGTGAAGAGGTTTGTTAAATGTTCACATTACTGGCGAGGTTCTGAGGTTTGATAAAAAGAGACAGCCCTCAAAAGCAGTTGATTGAAATGGCGTGTGCCTGGCTGACGGGAGCCAGAGTGGGACAAAGCCCAGCAAAAGCACGGCCACTCCAGCAATTATTCCTGCACTCTGAATTTGGATTAGTGCAATGGAAAGAAGCATATGTTTGGCCCGCGGCGACACTCCCCCCGGCTAGCTTCAGAGaatgaggagagagagggaggcagAAACTAGAATATCAACTATTTGGAGGAAAAGGGCGAAACATAACACAGTAGTGGACTCTTTATTTTGGGGTGCACACGAATGTGTGAAGAACTCGGATGTACGAGGTCAGGGTATAGTTTTATTAAGATTTTAATGCcagaaaaactgaattaaatagaCACTGAATTGATGAGTTTAGATACACGGTTAGCATAATCAAACATTCAACTTGTTCCGTCGTTATagctatctgtttttttttctccgtttgtgcttttcatttttccattcattttacgTACTTTCATATTCAATTTtccaaagaaaatgtattttctagtttCTCTTTTtgttctagtgtttttttttttttgtttttttagaaagtCCAGGAATTAAAAGAATCTTGGTATATCAAATAAAAAGAAGCACATAGTCAATTGAGTGAACGCAACCcatatttttaaagatattttatatttctgttctGTAAGTAGTGCTGTACGCCCCTTGGTAAACGTGTAAAGTGTTAACAATCAAGCAACTTAGctctgactgagtgtgtgtgtgtgtgtgtgtgtgagagagagagagagagagaaagattcataaaataaattgtattattattatcgttattatattattattattttatcttttgtaCGTGTATACTAAGATTTGGCTATATTATATCATTTACTGTCAACGCAATTCTGAATTGAATTTacttgagaaagagagagagagatacttcATTCTATATCCAAATGCAAAATCCCTGTACTCATAAAAGAGTCCACTtatttagattaatttgtttattcaaaGGCACTTAATGTTGTCTATTCGATTACCTTATATTTAAGTAATCATGATTCGAGGGAGTTTCTGACCTATTTTGACATTAAGGGGGCCCGCTCTATTTAGTCAGGAGGGTTTGAGTTGAGTGGGTGATGAAGTTACGAGTCCAACACAATTAACTATTTTACGCTCCACTGAAAGCTTCATTGAAAAAGAATCAGTTCATTCTATTGGGGATGTGTGTCACTTGTCCCGAACTATGCGGTTTTTCCTTCCTACAACATTCCTAAGCGTCAGGATTTAGATAAGCAGTAAATGACaatataggctatataataataataataataataataataataataataataataataataataataaaacttagcCTAACCGcaatcaaataaacattttggaACTAGCGCTATTTGTTTCCATTTGATTCATCATTCATCATACTTCCATAAGAGGTAACAATTTTATATGTCGCTTTGCAACCtccaattaataaatgtttattaaaacaaagaaaacatattACTATAGTTTATTATTCCTTAAAATATGTCAATATATTCAGATATATTACATTTCAACTTTCGCTTTATAAGTTGTTTCCTCTCAACAACAGAGGATATGATGATATCTGAATAAATGTTTACCGATTGGCTTTCAAATCATGCTCTTAAGAACAATCTAAATTGCTTCCtaccggtttttttttttcttttctttttttaggaagATGCAGAGAACCAATCTAGCATTTGCACTGATCAGTACGCAATACTTCTTTACGGGAGCTGTCAAGTGCATAGGTCAAAGGCCAAAATATTTTCCAGTATCAATACTGCCAAACAAAATGTAAGTTGTGATAACTAAAAAAGCTATCAATAAATATGGCAAATTAAATCTAATCAAGGCTTTTCTGtaagttataaataaacaattacatacatatttaaaaagtagcCCAAGGTGAACTCATGTAGGCTTATGAGATTGCCCGCTATGTGTCAATATATGGAGCTCCTCATATACCATTTAACTctgatttttagatattttaattttGCTGCAATTCTGTTAAACAATTTCAACATTGATGTGAATAAAAGTgatatgatgtttttattttattttttatttttttataaaatggcaTAACGCTAATGCTCGTGTGTTATAGCCTACATAAATGCTTTCATGCGTTAAAAAAATCGTTTGGCCTCTAATATGTTTAATCAATGACATTATCGTTAATGACATATGCACGTGAAGGAATTCCTAATTCCGATGAATACGATTTAACATGATTGTGATTTCCCTTAAAATTCATAATTATGCCCGTTTTTTCTGCGCCTGAACAGAAGGAACAGCCGGGTACCCTTTCTGAGAGAGCTATTGTGCCCGAGGTTAGAATCCCACACAGAATCTGAGACGCAGCCTACAAAAACAGTCCTGACAGTCAATGCCACGCTTCACCTGCTGCTGCACTGTTCATTGCAATTATTCCAAGGACATGTCGTTAGGATccattcaaggttttttttttttttgtgtgtttttttttttttttacaattgcatCTGAGTCCAACAAACTAAGcactgaaagaagaagaagaaaaaaagatgatgattattatatatttttttattttttattttttttaatacatggcCAATATTGTGCAGGCATCTCTTTTGCAGCGCCATGACAGACGTCTGCTGGCTGCTGTACCATAATTCAGCAAATCAAGCAAGCTCCAATGGAGATTGATTTCCAGGcgaatgttattaataaacaatcAAACTCTGTTTGAATCCGAGTTATGCAATGTATAAAATAACCATACGTGTTCCTGCATGACATTATCTGCAGGGGTACCCAATGAATAGACGAAATTGGAACAGTAATATTACGACATGCATGATGCTTTTCGTTTTAACGCTTAAGTGCCATGCCCACAATTTCGTTCAAACGAACCGTAAACTTATTTCAGCGAACTATGGATCTGCATTTTAATGACGGAAatatttagcatataaatagtAGTGTTTAGAAGTAATGTGACGTCTACAAATAAAGGCATGAAAATCTATATCTGACTGATTTAAAGAGCGCTCTTGCTCCAGGGATAAAACTACACACATTCACTTCAAACACAAAAGAGAATTAATTGTTTTCTGAGTCATTTGACTTGGCAAAAAGCTCCTTGCCATATTTCAGCGGACCTATACTTCGACCtaagagtttattattattattattacacttgagAGAAACAATGGTTTCAGTTGCGTATTGCATAGATCAATCGTCAAGGGAGAGTTAAACTCAATTACAGTAACTGCCAACTGCTGaataaaaaaggggggggggggggggcgagcgagcgagcgagcgaaaGAGGAATACATCGCAACAAGCAGTGAATAAAAAAGGAacgaataaaatgtttattttattttattttattttattttattttattttattttattggcaaCAAAGAACTACAATAGGCTACATTAACAGGCATGGGAGCTATTGCCAGTCCaggtttatataataaatatgaaaccGCCTCCAATTTAGACAGTGGCCACACAAGATATCAGATGGTCCCAAgtgttgaatttatttaaaaaggggaagaaaaagaagaagaattcgTAACACAATATCCATTTATTGCTCTTGTGGTGCGTTGAGGGAAGAACAAGAGGTGATTAGCACAACACATAAAAAGCTTGTATAAAAACAAGAAGATAGAAACACAAAAGCATCGCCGGGTCTTTGCAATGACATTTTCGATCTAAAACTGAATGGCATAaggataatataaataaattgatgtttgtttcttttaaatttgTTCATTTCCTTCAATGTGTCGCCTCGACATGCTACAAAAGGGCTAAATTGAAATATCCCAGAGAAGAATATGCCAAACTTCTGTTTTCTAAGAACCATAAAATCACATGAAGAACTAAGCGAATATTCAAACCCACTAAAACTGGAGGCAccagataaataataaaaaaagacgtAGTTTGAACAGACGTACCATATTTACAATTCCCATTAaattacacataaataaatatgtacataggTACATGAACACAGATTCCCTCATATAACCGTGAATCTTGTTGAATTTCAAGTTTCTCACTTGGTCAAGTGAAAAGTCAGTTCTTGAAGTCATGGCATGGAGCTGTAGATTTATTTCAAGTTCATTATTCACaatactgataaaaataaaataaaatcatcttcCTTTTTCAGCTTCTTGTCACATGGATACAATCGTAAATGATTGTAAGATCATTTCGTACAATCGATTACAATCGTACCGAGGGGATGAACCACTGAATTCATACAAAGAGAGTTCATGAAAAGTCCTTCTGTGGCAGATCTATAATCCTTTCATTGGCATactgctttatttttaaagaaatgcctTGTCCACGAATCCCAAATTGAActgtatatagcctatatatatatagctatatatatatatatatatatatatatatatatatatatatatatatatatatatatatatatatatatatagtttcaaaATGTCAAGCTCTGGAGGTGCTGCGTTCACTGTTTCATCTTGATCACTAGTGTTTGCTATATATGTATTTTGTCATCAATTGGGATGTGGTAGTCGGACATCACTTTCTGTGCTTTTCGTCTTTGTCACCCCCCTTCGACCCCGTCTCATTGTGGCTGTTAGGATTGTTGTTCAGGTAGATTTTGTCCATGGCTTTAATGCCCTCCGTCAAATAGTTCTGCAGCGCCGTAAGGGCCGCGCACATGGCTGGAGTCCCGAATCCGTGAGAAATAAGACTGAAGTGGGTCAAGCAGCTCTGAATCCCAGGCTCAAGAATTGGCTGTGGACGTGAATTCCCCAGAGGTGAGCGGTCTTGAGAGAGCAGGTCCATGAACTCTTTGCAGATTTGTCTAGAAGGAGACAAAATACAGGATGTGTGTCAGGATAAAGCTAATTACACTTGAAGGTATTAAGGCAGAATTAAGACTGTGCTTCATTAACACAGTATTAAGACTGCTCCTTATGTCCCTTAATCAATGGCAGTGTCTATCAGAGTTACGAACATCTCAGTTGTATGTCAGTAATACGTCAAATGGAGACGTAGAATTTAATAAGAGTGATTATGatagaataatatattttaattaagagTGGTGCATatgtttctagttttttttttcttcattcattcattcattcacattcaTTCTTCAGTAAAAATACTTATTCGTTACTGGTTGCGAATAATGCACATATTGTATTTTACGAAGCCACTTATTTCCAAAATACAGACATTGACTACAGCCATATGGCACCTGTGTATCTAGAGGAAAGCAATTTTCAATGTGGTGTTAAATAGCCTATAACACGACAATTATCGAAAAACAAATTATGCTGTCATAAACAATTAAATTAGCGTTGACATCTCAATAAAATTTTTAGCACTTACTTCGTTGCCAATAACATGTTTTTTCTTTGGACTTGTTCATTTGGGTCGGAATGCTGTCGGTTCATGTATTCAGCTGCCGCCTTGGCTGGAAACTCAGTCTCGCATACATAACCAAAATCTCTGGCCAGATGCACAGCTTCACCTAGAAGAAAATGAGAGTCAGTATGTGTAGCATGTTACTGCAATATAATGTAGAGTAATCTACAATTTACCATTTTTCATAAGTGTTTTCTAATTAATGCCTCGGCCCTTGAGCAGGACATCAATTCTGACATCGTTCATGCATCAAAATGTGCCTCACCTTACTATAAATGACACATTGTCATTGATTTGTGATCCTTTTATCAATATTAGAAGGATGCTATGTATATAAATCTAAAAAGTAAACCTTCTTATAGGCTACGTTAGCCATGTAAAGTATTTTAGCTACTAGATATGTGTGTTTgcctttcttcttcttcctctttcttcttcttctcctcctcctttctttctttctttctttctttgtttatttctttttttctgtctttggtTTTAATTTCCTGAAACAGTTGGATTTTTACTGCGAGCCTTCCTTTCATAAACCCAGAATCCAGAAGAACGTATGCGCCTATCACCATCAAAGCTCAACGCTACTAAACTGCTTTCCATAAAATGGAGTAGGTCATAAAAAATAACAGCACTTCAGAAGCCAGTGTCCTCCGACTAAATCAGCGCATGCTTGCTTGTCCACCACCCCGCCCCCTCACCCTTATCTCGCAGGAATCATACATTTCTTCATGCTCATTACCATACAAGACTAAATTTCAATGAAGCGCGATGAATATTACATTCAGTCTTCAGCGGCAATGATTAACAGGAACCAATGAACCGTCTCCAGCTTTCACCTTTAAAATCCATGGCACACCAAATACCACTGCACGAAATAATCACCTTCAACTTTGCAAGTAAAATGGATTTATTCAACAGCAATGGTATCTTCGCTGTGCAAGATAATTaactaatttatattttataatagccTTTCATCCTGCAGGTCAACTGCCTCAAGCAGGCAAGGATAAAAtccacacataataataataataataataataataataataataataataataataataataataataataacttgtcATACTGATTACGGTTGTTGTGCCATATATCCAGCGATTGTACAGTTtgttttcaaaattgtgtctCTGGAATCCGTTCTCTTTTATTTTATCCTTCAGCTTTGTTGCTTGTAAGACAAACTTTCTCCTTTTCACGGATGAATGTAATCTGATTTAGAATGGCTCTCATGTGACGGCGAATAAACacctgttttattaaaaaaaaaatatttatcaggaAACTTACCTTCGACCAGTGATGTCAAGAGTGTAACATTAGCAGCTTTGCGCCTTCCTGCTGGTAGATTTAATCCGATTTTATCTAGTTTTTCTCTTAAAGATCTTCCGCCATTCTTAGATTTGGCCCTTTGAAGTAAATtacaaaaattgtattaaatgttatTACACGTGCTGTAATTatgttataatttattatcttactGCTATTTATGATATATGCTATACATGCTATATATTTACATATCACTTGATAATATATAACTACTTATGCATGCAATAGATGTCCTGCTCACCTTCTCAAGACCCCGCCAAGCAGGGAAGCATTAAGGCACTCAGGCGGAGAAAGCCTTCTCTGCACCTCCGCTACTGTGACTTTGTATTTTGACGTTGAGCTAAGAAGAGACAGACGACCCGGAACCGAACAGAATACTTCGTTTGGGTTTATCACACCTCCAAAAAGCCCATCTTTATTTATTGGTATGGCAGATATATTGCTGTTGTTCTTGGATATTGAAACAGgaccttaaaaaagaaaaaagaaaaaaattatttgctatGCAGCAGGCAACTTTTGAGTAAGATTATGCGTTTATATGCACATCATCTCGCACGCCTATGTGGAATCAAAGGTAGATACCACAGCAATAGGTTTTCATTCAGCTCATGAATGTACTGCTGCAATATGCCCCAAGTAATGAAGTGGCCCAGGCATCAGAATATTTCATATTATCGAAATGGTGACTCCACACTAAGCTCGGAGAATATTACAGCTCAACAAGCATGGCATAGCCTCAAATTTTCCACTAAACTGTTCAGTGTATCTGTTATTTGTTGGAATTCATAAAACAGAAACTGAtaaacggagagagagagagagagagagagagagagagagagaggcataaTCCACGGAAATTTTGTAAACATATGTATTTTTACTattgcatttttacaattatttaaattgtagcctaataataataataataataataataataataataataataggcctaatgCATTTTACTTCAATACTTCCGGAAAATAAAACTGcgcattatttcttattattacaagCTAGttctaatctctaaacagtcgGTAATAGCCACACAACCACATGAATTACACCCACAAATCCTAAATCATCAGACTCACACAAGAGCGCTTACAAATAAGTGTTCAGGCCTATCTGGCAGCAGCACCCGTTGTTTCTTTATGTGCTAACCGGAAACAAAAGCACAGGCATTAGCCTACTGGATGGATCGCTAGTGACATTAATTGCTCAGGGGAGACTAATAGAGACAAGAAGAGTTAAACGAACTGTATGCGCAACGTGCATTTTTATGGATTTATACATGGTGCATGAAATTTAACGTCAAAGCTGTGAAGAAAATCAAATCTAACCACAGCGCACGTAAATATGAGAAAATAATTCGATCTCAACACACTCATTCTCATGCAGCCTTGACCATCTGCGGTTCGAAACGAAACAAAGAGACACGTAATTGCAAAATAATGACATATACTGAAATGTACACAGTAGGCATATGTTTAATTTACTTCAACAAATGTTTTTCATAGTAAACTAAGTCTCTACGCGCCTTTCTCATATCATCTTTGAATGAAACATTCagcatattttaaatttagtcacAGACTAAGCTAAGTCATGTACCgtcacacatataatacacaaataGGCTAACATACATATAATATACGAACGTTTGGTTAAAATGATTTGTTGGTGCAGGCTTTCTTAAGGCCTAAAAATTAACCTGATCTGTCTCATAGCAAGCACGGATAGACTTTACGAGCGGAGAGCTGCTAGTGGAAGCACGTACGGTATTTGGGAGGAAATTGCTTACCTTTCTTGATTACAGTTTGGTCTGGGATGTGAATTCCTTGATCTTCAACATGCTGTAAAGATCAAAAAGCATATTAATAATgatcaaagagaaaaaaaaatcttaatttttggaAGCGAAATTAAATGCAATTCAAAGAGAAAATGCACAAAACTTTAAATAGTGGgctatttttattcatcaatgacCCATATTAATTACGTCTGTACTGTTTAAACTATctgtttaaaataacaaaagcttaaattatatttttatatcataaaatataataatagtaaatatgtttatttgaGTTGTATCTACACAGAAAATAAACAAGGGGAACGTATAAAGCATGCAGTTATGGTGGGACAGAGAATTTTGTCCAGACTCGATTCGTCAGATCCCTTCAGCAGGCACAATGCATCGAATCACTGATGAAAAAGGGGTCAGCCAAGAATCACATCCTAAAATGACAGATATTTCGGAggggggtggtgggggggggggggggggggggggttctttatattattgtttaattattattgttagtacTCGTCTGTCGTTTAAAAcagaattttacataaaataggCTTCATGGTCCCCCTAAATTGTTTTACTTACAAAACATGCTACGTTTATCATAAGCCATCAAGGCAAAAAATATCGAACATAACTGATATTTGCATGCAAATAGGCCTATACGTGTAAATAGTAGGCTATATTTACGCACGGCAATTTAAAAACTTCCACATTTTTACTAACTTTACCAATGTATCAATTCATTCTGTtgtgtattaatataatatattaaataaaataataacttaaagaAGAATGATATAATTCTTATAgcctaatttttaaatatatgacacGATATTGGACTGTCCGAGATTCTTCCAAGAACAGTGCCAGCAGTAAATCCGAATAATGGCGTTGGAGTATGACGGTTATATGTTATAAGATTTAAGCTTTTCTCTTTACCTGAACATCTTCTAAAGAGTGAGGTATTCCGTGGATAGGGATTGAATCAGTGAGTCCAGTCTCAATGCCGTGACCAGAAGGAAGTAGCACTTCTCTGCGGTACTCTCTGCACAACTGATGGGGTAACCCGCGGTGCTGGTGCAGCAGGCTGTTCTCCTGACTCTGCCGCTGGCCTGGCCAGCCCGGGTGCTGTGTCTGAGGCTGGGCGTGCAGAGAATTGATGGAGTACGGGTCATTAACGTGAGAGTAAGGGTCTTGAGACTGCGGGTAGATGGGCTGGTAGGGTGGCGGAAAGTATGGAGGCTGGAAGTCTGAGTTAGGCGTGTGAGAGAGCGGAGGAGCGCTGGTGTACGGAGACTGGCCCACGCTGCCTAGTTGGGGTAAACGGGTTGTGCCATTGCTGGTCCCGTCATGGCGATCCTTGGGAGAAAGAAAGATACAGTGCTTTTTTAGTCctgttatatacatacacaaacacatatttatacacacacattatatatatttcatttctttttgcattattattattattattttattttataccgaACATACCTTTGATTTGGTCaagaacaaaaatatttaaaaaacgaCAACACTACATTGAAATTAGAATAATAGCAATAGCCTATAGAATAAGCGAATGttttatactatatttaaatgtacatcGATTGTTTGGTATTCATTCAGCAATTAAAGATCCTACCAAGAGTCAGATAAAAATAATCAGAGCTCACATTAAGTAAGAAGTCTTTGTAGTAGCATTTGATGCTAACCGCTTGCATGATTGAACAAACAAAAcgactagataaaaaaaaataatgatactaaataaaaaacaaacaatcgGAGAGTAAATGTGGAGCGCAGTCTTCAAATTTTACTCCCGACAGTCACTCACCATCGCGGAAAAACTGTGCACTAACATCATAGAGAATTTCCGAGGGCTTCAAAAGACAAGAATTTCAGAGGGACAAGACGAAAATGAACGTGCAAATTAAATAAAGCCAATGATAAATTGAAGGGCGAGGTGGCGGTGGCCCAGcgttcaaataaattattaatccaTCAGAATCTGGGTAAATTCCCACTGTTCTTCATCTGCTCTTTAGATGCAAAGATTTTCTCAAAAGTTTCTTAGATCCCCATGGCGTCTCCAGGCTCTGTCAGTGAAATGTTCCCTCGCTTGAGCTCATGTTAGCACagatcttcctcttcctctgcacTCTTAAAAGTTTAGATATTCATGACTTAATATTACACGAATACTTAATAAGAGAAGAATGGTCGTAAATCGAGCGTGAAGGGAGGAAGCAACTCAAGGCAGACTGCACTAAATGACGTCCATTGAATGGGGAATCAGTATATCTAATCAGAGATGAGGAGAGAGTGAGTgggtgagagagggagagagagacaaaagagGGACATTCTTCTGCGTCTGACGAATCAGAGAGGggtgtacattttaaaaaaggttCGAGGGTaagcaaaagtgaaagaaaacagaacgAGGGGGGAGAACACAAGGAAGGAAACAATGTGCACCTTTGATTCTGGTGAAAATCCAGCAAACGCTGAGGGCATCTGGGCTGGCACATCTTTACTGTTCACTGGATGCCCGTCTACCTCATTGTTTTTCACATTAGTCTTCGTCTGTTCCTGCTTCATGGCCCACTAACCATCCCTCACCACGAATTTAACCGCGGTCAAGACACAGCAACACACGCCGATGCAACTTAACTCACCATCAGAACAAATATTCAACCAACTTTACGTGTGTATACTCATCCTACACACTTCCCTCTAAGCTTTCATATCATGCGCGATTATTATGGAACGGAAAGTAATTACGTATTACAATTAATGCAAGTTTGTGCGTAGAGAATAATGAACTGGCGTATGATTCTCCGGAAACGAGCGAAAACACGTTTTACTGGCTTCAccactatttaaatatattactgcaTTCACCAAACAAATC
It contains:
- the LOC127946070 gene encoding transcription factor AP-2-alpha-like isoform X2, whose amino-acid sequence is MKMLWKLTDNIKYEDCEDRHDGTSNGTTRLPQLGSVGQSPYTSAPPLSHTPNSDFQPPYFPPPYQPIYPQSQDPYSHVNDPYSINSLHAQPQTQHPGWPGQRQSQENSLLHQHRGLPHQLCREYRREVLLPSGHGIETGLTDSIPIHGIPHSLEDVQHVEDQGIHIPDQTVIKKGPVSISKNNSNISAIPINKDGLFGGVINPNEVFCSVPGRLSLLSSTSKYKVTVAEVQRRLSPPECLNASLLGGVLRRAKSKNGGRSLREKLDKIGLNLPAGRRKAANVTLLTSLVEGEAVHLARDFGYVCETEFPAKAAAEYMNRQHSDPNEQVQRKNMLLATKQICKEFMDLLSQDRSPLGNSRPQPILEPGIQSCLTHFSLISHGFGTPAMCAALTALQNYLTEGIKAMDKIYLNNNPNSHNETGSKGGDKDEKHRK
- the LOC127946070 gene encoding transcription factor AP-2-alpha-like isoform X1, which translates into the protein MKQEQTKTNVKNNEVDGHPVNSKDVPAQMPSAFAGFSPESKDRHDGTSNGTTRLPQLGSVGQSPYTSAPPLSHTPNSDFQPPYFPPPYQPIYPQSQDPYSHVNDPYSINSLHAQPQTQHPGWPGQRQSQENSLLHQHRGLPHQLCREYRREVLLPSGHGIETGLTDSIPIHGIPHSLEDVQHVEDQGIHIPDQTVIKKGPVSISKNNSNISAIPINKDGLFGGVINPNEVFCSVPGRLSLLSSTSKYKVTVAEVQRRLSPPECLNASLLGGVLRRAKSKNGGRSLREKLDKIGLNLPAGRRKAANVTLLTSLVEGEAVHLARDFGYVCETEFPAKAAAEYMNRQHSDPNEQVQRKNMLLATKQICKEFMDLLSQDRSPLGNSRPQPILEPGIQSCLTHFSLISHGFGTPAMCAALTALQNYLTEGIKAMDKIYLNNNPNSHNETGSKGGDKDEKHRK
- the LOC127946070 gene encoding transcription factor AP-2-alpha-like isoform X3, which encodes MMLVHSFSAMDRHDGTSNGTTRLPQLGSVGQSPYTSAPPLSHTPNSDFQPPYFPPPYQPIYPQSQDPYSHVNDPYSINSLHAQPQTQHPGWPGQRQSQENSLLHQHRGLPHQLCREYRREVLLPSGHGIETGLTDSIPIHGIPHSLEDVQHVEDQGIHIPDQTVIKKGPVSISKNNSNISAIPINKDGLFGGVINPNEVFCSVPGRLSLLSSTSKYKVTVAEVQRRLSPPECLNASLLGGVLRRAKSKNGGRSLREKLDKIGLNLPAGRRKAANVTLLTSLVEGEAVHLARDFGYVCETEFPAKAAAEYMNRQHSDPNEQVQRKNMLLATKQICKEFMDLLSQDRSPLGNSRPQPILEPGIQSCLTHFSLISHGFGTPAMCAALTALQNYLTEGIKAMDKIYLNNNPNSHNETGSKGGDKDEKHRK